ACGGAGCCGCTGTTCGGCGCGCACGCTGCTCGGCTGGTTCTCGAGGAAGCCGATCGAGTAGACCGTGACGTCGGAGGCACGGATCAGCGTCAGCACGTCGCCGAATCTAATCGTGCTGCGGGTGTCTCCGCCGTCGGTGAAGAGCACCAGGATCTTGCGGCCTTGGACCTCCGCGGCGCTGTCCAGATAGACCCCGAGCGCGTCGTACATCGCGGTGAAGCCGCTTGGCTTGCGCGAGCGGATGCGCTCCACCAGGCGCGGGAAGTCCAGCTGGCCGTACTTGGCGACGCGCACTTCGGTATCGAAATCGACAAGGGTGATGTCCTTGGCGTCCGAGAGCGTGTTGAGGAACTTGACGGCGGCCGACCGCGACAGCTTGATGTCCGCGTCCATGCTGCCACTGGTGTCGAAGAGCAGACCGATATGCAGCTCCGGCCCGCTGTCTTCATCGCCGCGTGCGAAGTAGTCGATCGTCTGCTTCTTGCCGTCCTCGAAGATCTCGAGGTCGTCACGCGTGAGGTCGGTCAGGAAGTTGGCGCGCTTGTCGGAAACCGTGACGCCCAGGCTGACGATCTCGGTCCCGGTTTTGAACGTCGGTTGCCCGCCTTGACCGAGGGCGGCGCGCGAGTCTAAAGGTTGGGCGGTCAGCGCGGTTGCGCACATGACGAGGGCAAATCCCGCCAGAACCCGCAGAACCCGCGCCTCAGGCCCCCTG
The Candidatus Eisenbacteria bacterium genome window above contains:
- a CDS encoding VWA domain-containing protein; protein product: GVFAPVQGDTLDIRSKPPLYASRRLGRVYDGSSMGFRGPEARVLRVLAGFALVMCATALTAQPLDSRAALGQGGQPTFKTGTEIVSLGVTVSDKRANFLTDLTRDDLEIFEDGKKQTIDYFARGDEDSGPELHIGLLFDTSGSMDADIKLSRSAAVKFLNTLSDAKDITLVDFDTEVRVAKYGQLDFPRLVERIRSRKPSGFTAMYDALGVYLDSAAEVQGRKILVLFTDGGDTRSTIRFGDVLTLIRASDVTVYSIGFLENQPSSVRAEQRLRLTQLATESGGEAFFPYQMKQIEEAYDKILMQIRAQYSVGYVSTNTATDGSWRKVEIKVRRPDARDLRVQSRKGYFAPYRK